Proteins co-encoded in one Capnocytophaga ochracea DSM 7271 genomic window:
- a CDS encoding DUF4421 family protein → MNLRALLLIFLWGGCLSFFAQERDTTYIQPYPQEIWLRAYTPTKMLILTQGKEAYSPNYPFSLGVGIGLRKILGLNVLYAQNLFRLKNETNLKTRSIDIQAHKYGKRILIDAYYQDYTGFYIDRGKGNYTLFPTLSTQQIGVESTYVWRADKFSARAAFEQSERQVKSAGSLLFGSGFYWHRIEPDAKTENVSSEAFENFQIGFHVGYGYSWVASKHWLLTGAFIGGLNFGNQMDILQQLNIKVYPTSVTRFSFVYLKDDWTVSLSGIFNNKSVYPTDSKPIRLITPSVQLSFTKHFYLKRKNFLTRLPSLKVRPTPQRNG, encoded by the coding sequence ATGAATTTACGAGCCTTATTATTGATTTTTTTGTGGGGAGGTTGCCTTTCGTTCTTTGCACAAGAGCGCGATACTACCTACATTCAACCTTATCCGCAAGAAATATGGCTCAGAGCATATACGCCTACTAAAATGCTCATACTTACGCAAGGGAAAGAGGCTTATTCACCCAACTACCCATTTAGTTTAGGAGTTGGAATAGGTTTGCGAAAGATATTAGGGCTTAACGTACTTTATGCACAGAACTTATTCCGACTAAAAAATGAAACAAATCTAAAAACTCGCAGTATTGATATACAAGCACATAAATACGGTAAACGCATACTTATAGATGCTTATTATCAAGACTATACAGGATTTTATATCGATAGAGGTAAAGGGAATTACACCCTCTTCCCTACCCTTTCTACCCAGCAAATAGGTGTAGAAAGCACTTACGTATGGCGTGCAGACAAGTTCTCGGCGCGAGCTGCCTTTGAGCAAAGCGAACGCCAAGTGAAATCAGCGGGGAGTTTGCTTTTTGGCAGTGGTTTCTATTGGCATCGCATAGAACCTGATGCTAAAACAGAGAATGTAAGTAGCGAGGCTTTTGAGAATTTCCAAATAGGTTTTCACGTGGGCTATGGCTATTCCTGGGTAGCTAGCAAACACTGGTTACTTACAGGGGCGTTTATTGGTGGATTGAATTTCGGTAACCAAATGGACATACTGCAACAGCTGAATATTAAGGTTTATCCTACTTCTGTGACGCGTTTTTCGTTTGTATATCTGAAAGATGATTGGACAGTATCGCTATCAGGAATCTTTAATAACAAGTCAGTTTATCCTACGGATAGCAAACCTATTCGCTTGATTACTCCCAGTGTACAACTATCGTTTACTAAGCATTTTTACCTCAAAAGAAAAAACTTTCTCACTCGATTACCTTCCCTAAAAGTACGACCAACCCCTCAACGGAACGGGTAA
- the rsmG gene encoding 16S rRNA (guanine(527)-N(7))-methyltransferase RsmG, translated as MKIILKYFPSLSELQQEQFAELKPLYEKWNAQINVISRKDIDDFYERHVLHSLAIAKRIQFVDGTVLLDVGTGGGFPGIPLAIMFPNCQFTLVDSIGKKIKVVQEVVKALRLTNVTAMQIRAEELKDTYDFVVSRAVTQMKDFVPWVKGKFKKTSKNDLPNGILYLKGGDLTEELAPFPKAELTDISSYYDEPFFETKKIVYLKG; from the coding sequence ATGAAAATCATACTCAAATACTTTCCCTCACTTAGTGAGTTGCAACAAGAACAATTTGCAGAGCTCAAACCGCTATACGAAAAGTGGAATGCTCAAATAAACGTCATCTCGCGCAAAGATATAGACGATTTCTACGAACGACACGTTTTGCATAGTTTAGCTATTGCTAAGCGCATTCAGTTCGTTGATGGCACAGTACTATTAGATGTCGGTACTGGTGGAGGCTTTCCTGGCATACCTTTGGCTATAATGTTTCCTAACTGTCAGTTTACATTGGTCGATTCTATCGGAAAGAAAATAAAAGTAGTACAAGAAGTAGTAAAAGCTTTAAGGCTCACCAATGTAACGGCTATGCAGATAAGAGCCGAAGAACTAAAAGATACTTACGACTTTGTAGTAAGTCGTGCCGTTACTCAAATGAAGGACTTTGTGCCTTGGGTAAAAGGAAAGTTCAAGAAGACTTCTAAAAACGACCTCCCTAATGGTATTCTTTACTTAAAAGGCGGTGACCTTACTGAGGAGTTAGCACCTTTTCCTAAGGCAGAACTGACTGATATCAGTAGTTATTACGATGAACCTTTCTTCGAGACTAAGAAAATAGTGTATTTAAAGGGGTAA
- a CDS encoding tetratricopeptide repeat protein gives MKYLQNKYLKIVIAVLIIAWAVYQFTQGNIGNGIALILLSLIPILLYFRNEFILLTFLRLRKQDFAGMEKWIGKIADPQTALLRKQQGYYNYMYGIIYSQKNLTQAEKYFRKALQLGLTMSYDVAMAKLSLAGIMMQKRKKREAQELLTEAKKLDKQNLMSDQIKMMQQQLKKI, from the coding sequence ATGAAATATTTACAGAACAAATATTTAAAGATAGTTATAGCCGTGCTTATCATAGCGTGGGCGGTATATCAGTTCACACAGGGGAATATAGGAAATGGTATAGCGCTTATTTTGCTTTCTCTTATTCCTATTTTACTCTATTTTCGCAACGAATTTATACTTCTCACATTCTTACGTTTGCGCAAGCAAGACTTTGCTGGAATGGAAAAATGGATCGGCAAAATAGCAGACCCTCAGACAGCTTTACTCCGCAAACAACAAGGCTATTACAACTATATGTACGGTATTATCTACTCGCAAAAGAACCTTACTCAAGCAGAAAAATACTTTCGTAAAGCCCTACAATTGGGACTTACGATGAGTTATGACGTAGCGATGGCAAAATTGAGTTTGGCAGGTATTATGATGCAAAAGCGGAAAAAACGCGAAGCACAGGAGCTCCTTACTGAGGCTAAAAAGCTAGATAAACAAAACTTGATGAGCGACCAAATAAAGATGATGCAACAACAACTCAAGAAAATTTAA
- the truA gene encoding tRNA pseudouridine(38-40) synthase TruA — protein sequence MLCYLLLFIKIKMRYFIELSFFGKNYYGWQFQPKAISVQEVLQKALSTLLRTPIEVVGAGRTDSGVHALQMYAHFDVTEALPANLVHKLNAFLPKDIAVHHIYEVQPNAHARFDALKRTYQYHISTQKDAFAYDYAMALTLPLNVALMNEAAQILFDYTDFQCFSKTHTDVKTYNCKIYEAHWDKVENQLIFTITADRFLRNMVRAIVGTLIDVGLQKLSLTDFEDIILSKKRSKAGASVPACGLYLTHIEYPESLFVEKKD from the coding sequence ATGCTCTGTTACCTTTTACTTTTTATAAAGATAAAAATGCGTTATTTTATAGAACTTTCTTTCTTTGGTAAAAACTATTACGGTTGGCAATTCCAGCCCAAAGCTATTTCAGTGCAAGAAGTTTTACAGAAGGCTCTTTCTACTCTTTTGCGAACGCCTATAGAAGTTGTGGGAGCAGGTCGCACTGATAGTGGTGTGCACGCTTTGCAGATGTATGCTCACTTTGATGTGACAGAAGCGTTGCCCGCTAATCTGGTTCACAAGTTAAATGCTTTTCTTCCAAAAGATATAGCTGTTCATCATATATATGAAGTACAGCCTAATGCCCACGCCCGTTTTGACGCTTTGAAACGCACTTATCAGTACCATATTAGTACTCAAAAAGATGCTTTTGCTTACGATTATGCGATGGCACTTACTCTTCCGTTAAATGTAGCGCTTATGAATGAAGCGGCTCAAATACTTTTTGATTATACTGATTTTCAGTGCTTCTCTAAAACACATACCGATGTAAAGACATATAATTGCAAAATATACGAAGCGCATTGGGATAAGGTGGAGAACCAACTCATTTTTACTATTACTGCCGACCGTTTCTTGCGCAATATGGTACGGGCGATTGTAGGAACACTTATAGATGTAGGCTTACAGAAACTTTCGCTTACAGATTTTGAAGATATTATCCTCAGTAAGAAACGCAGTAAAGCAGGAGCATCGGTTCCCGCTTGTGGGTTATATCTCACTCATATAGAATACCCCGAAAGTCTCTTTGTTGAAAAAAAGGATTAA
- a CDS encoding tetratricopeptide repeat protein, with translation MRKPLLMAAALLISAVAFGQKKELKEIEKQIRKGDLTTAKSGLSSIKGSIEGTEFAPQFYFLEAQVNVEAAKKNENVLASLQAASSAFAKVRQLEGGKGKYTNQLQTLADEAINIAAKQAQDNYERKNYKNASVAFEQVYRLSPRDTVFLYNAAVVSVENKDYDNAVKLYKELKDLGYDGAETLYLATNKQTKKEETFPDKNQRDLMVKAGTHEKARNEKTPSKRADIVKNIAFIYVEQNKTDEALKAFAEARKAYPKDANIILAEANVYLQLDNKEKFKQLMQEAAQLDPNNADLHYNIGVINMQQGNNIEARKAFEQALKIKPKYADATLNLSTTYINEGNALVEQMNSLGNSAADTKKFNELRDQKEALFKKAAEVLESYVKANGNDKNILEQLKSIYGALSDSANFQRVKKLLGE, from the coding sequence ATGAGAAAACCATTATTAATGGCTGCTGCCTTACTGATTTCGGCAGTGGCGTTCGGACAAAAAAAAGAACTCAAAGAGATTGAAAAACAAATCCGTAAAGGAGATTTAACGACTGCCAAAAGCGGATTAAGCTCCATTAAAGGTTCTATTGAGGGTACAGAATTTGCACCTCAGTTCTATTTCTTGGAAGCACAAGTGAATGTGGAGGCTGCCAAGAAAAATGAAAATGTATTGGCTTCGTTGCAAGCGGCTTCTTCAGCTTTTGCCAAAGTAAGACAATTAGAAGGAGGTAAAGGTAAATACACAAACCAGTTGCAAACTTTGGCTGATGAGGCTATTAATATTGCAGCTAAGCAAGCACAAGACAATTACGAGCGTAAAAACTACAAGAATGCTTCGGTTGCTTTTGAACAAGTATACCGCCTCAGTCCGCGTGATACTGTATTTTTGTACAATGCGGCAGTAGTATCGGTTGAAAATAAAGATTATGACAACGCTGTGAAACTTTATAAAGAGTTGAAAGACTTAGGTTATGACGGTGCTGAAACACTTTATTTGGCTACTAATAAACAAACTAAAAAAGAGGAAACTTTCCCTGATAAAAATCAGCGTGATTTGATGGTAAAAGCAGGTACTCACGAAAAAGCTAGAAATGAAAAAACGCCTTCAAAACGTGCTGATATCGTGAAAAATATTGCCTTTATTTACGTAGAGCAAAACAAGACTGATGAGGCGCTAAAAGCTTTTGCTGAAGCAAGAAAAGCTTATCCTAAAGATGCTAACATCATTCTTGCTGAAGCGAATGTTTACTTGCAATTAGACAATAAAGAAAAATTTAAACAACTAATGCAAGAAGCTGCACAGCTTGACCCTAATAATGCTGACCTTCACTACAATATTGGGGTTATCAATATGCAACAAGGTAACAATATAGAGGCTCGTAAAGCTTTTGAACAAGCCCTTAAAATTAAACCTAAATATGCTGATGCTACTTTGAACCTTTCGACTACTTACATTAATGAAGGTAATGCTTTGGTTGAGCAAATGAATTCATTAGGCAATTCGGCTGCTGATACTAAGAAATTCAATGAACTTAGAGACCAAAAAGAAGCTTTGTTTAAAAAAGCTGCTGAAGTATTAGAAAGCTACGTGAAAGCTAATGGCAACGATAAAAATATCTTGGAACAACTAAAGAGCATTTATGGAGCTTTGAGCGACAGTGCTAACTTCCAACGTGTTAAAAAACTATTGGGTGAATAA
- a CDS encoding M48 family metallopeptidase — MKKLTLIAFLLIVFSCKTNPFTGKSTLNFMPNSQVFPMAFSEYSTFLKSNKVVKNTNDAAMVKRVGERIAKAAKLWLDTNGYKGYLDDYRWEYNLVDSPEVNAWCMPGGKIVVYTGILPITQSETGLAVVMGHEVAHALADHGAQRMSAATLQQIGAIAGSVALQTSKYAAYTDQFMLAYGLGSNLGVMLPFSRSNETEADAIGIQIMAIAGYDPAEAPELWKRMSAKNNGKSTPTILSTHPSDASRIKNLTALVPKARAEAAKFGVTHFQ, encoded by the coding sequence ATGAAGAAATTAACTTTAATCGCATTCCTTTTAATTGTCTTTTCTTGTAAGACAAACCCTTTTACAGGAAAGAGTACCCTTAACTTTATGCCTAATAGTCAGGTATTTCCGATGGCTTTTAGTGAGTATTCCACCTTTTTAAAATCTAATAAGGTAGTGAAAAACACAAATGATGCCGCTATGGTGAAACGCGTAGGCGAACGCATAGCCAAAGCTGCCAAACTATGGCTCGATACCAATGGTTATAAAGGCTATTTAGATGATTATCGTTGGGAATATAACTTGGTAGATAGTCCCGAGGTGAACGCTTGGTGTATGCCAGGGGGGAAGATTGTGGTTTATACGGGAATTTTACCTATTACACAATCCGAAACAGGTTTGGCAGTGGTAATGGGGCACGAGGTGGCTCACGCTTTAGCCGACCACGGGGCACAACGTATGAGTGCTGCTACCTTACAACAAATAGGTGCTATTGCAGGTTCAGTAGCCTTGCAAACTAGCAAATACGCTGCTTATACCGACCAGTTTATGCTCGCTTACGGCTTAGGGTCTAACTTAGGAGTAATGTTGCCCTTCAGTCGTTCCAACGAAACAGAAGCCGATGCCATAGGTATCCAGATTATGGCAATTGCTGGGTATGACCCCGCTGAGGCTCCTGAGCTATGGAAGCGTATGAGTGCCAAGAATAATGGTAAATCTACACCTACTATTTTAAGTACCCACCCTTCTGATGCCTCTCGTAT